A window from Kovacikia minuta CCNUW1 encodes these proteins:
- a CDS encoding calcium-binding protein with excalibur domain protein — MRWFFLFLAGVMIAIASFFLHPLEAQSAAGCDPSYPGICIAPPPPDLDCKDISYRNFTVLQPDPHHFDGDRDGIGCERRK, encoded by the coding sequence ATGCGCTGGTTCTTTTTGTTTTTAGCTGGAGTAATGATTGCGATCGCCAGCTTTTTCCTGCACCCCCTGGAAGCTCAGTCGGCTGCGGGGTGCGACCCAAGCTACCCAGGAATTTGTATTGCCCCACCGCCACCTGATTTGGATTGCAAAGATATTTCCTACCGAAATTTCACCGTCCTCCAACCCGATCCGCATCATTTTGATGGAGATCGTGACGGAATTGGTTGCGAAAGAAGAAAGTAG
- a CDS encoding beta-ketoacyl-ACP synthase III encodes MKQPGSGIAIIGSGSAVPATSLDNVGLSRIVDTSDEWIASRTGIRQRRLANPTLSLAKLAAEAAQAAIDQANLAPTEIDLILLATSTPDDLFGTACLVQAELGANRAVAFDLTAACSGFVFGLVTAAQFIRTGVYQNVLLIGADILSRWVDWSDRRTCVLFGDGAGAVVLQASDRDRLLSFELRSDGTQNHYLNLAFQPQPKEMVDDIAIGQGNFHPITMNGQEVYRFAVRRVPEVIEKALFRANLSTAEIDWLLLHQANQRILDAVGDRLKIPHEKIISNLAKYGNTSAASIPLALDEEVRQGKIKPDDTIVTAGFGAGLTWGAAIFQWGR; translated from the coding sequence TTGAAACAACCAGGGTCAGGTATTGCAATCATCGGAAGCGGCTCTGCTGTGCCCGCCACTTCCCTCGATAATGTTGGGTTAAGCCGCATCGTAGATACCTCCGATGAATGGATCGCTTCCCGTACAGGCATTCGTCAGCGACGGCTGGCAAATCCAACCCTATCCTTAGCCAAACTGGCAGCAGAGGCGGCTCAGGCTGCGATCGACCAGGCAAACCTGGCTCCAACAGAAATCGATTTAATTCTGCTGGCAACCTCCACGCCCGATGACTTGTTTGGTACCGCCTGCCTGGTTCAGGCAGAATTGGGAGCCAATCGAGCTGTTGCGTTCGACCTCACCGCTGCCTGTTCCGGCTTTGTGTTTGGTCTGGTTACAGCGGCCCAATTCATCCGCACCGGGGTTTATCAAAATGTCCTGCTGATTGGGGCAGATATTTTATCCCGCTGGGTCGATTGGTCCGATCGGCGCACCTGTGTTTTGTTTGGTGATGGGGCAGGGGCGGTAGTCCTTCAGGCCAGTGATCGCGATCGCCTGCTGAGCTTTGAACTCCGCAGTGATGGAACGCAAAACCATTACCTGAACCTGGCATTCCAACCCCAACCGAAGGAAATGGTGGATGATATTGCGATCGGGCAGGGCAACTTTCACCCAATTACGATGAATGGTCAGGAAGTCTATCGGTTTGCCGTTCGACGGGTACCCGAAGTGATTGAGAAGGCACTCTTTCGAGCCAATCTCAGCACCGCAGAAATTGATTGGCTATTGCTGCACCAGGCAAATCAACGAATTCTGGACGCCGTGGGCGATCGCCTCAAAATCCCACACGAGAAAATCATCAGCAACCTGGCAAAATACGGCAACACTTCGGCTGCCTCCATTCCCCTGGCACTGGATGAAGAAGTTCGCCAGGGAAAAATCAAACCTGACGATACGATTGTGACTGCTGGTTTTGGTGCTGGTTTGACCTGGGGTGCAGCTATTTTTCAATGGGGCAGATAA
- the plsX gene encoding phosphate acyltransferase PlsX has product MGSMRARIAIDAMGGDHAPAEIVAGALRAKEELGVDVLLVGEPEQIKASVKQPDSLSSLEIVPAEDIVEMDEEPLSALRRKPKASINVAMELVKKKQADAVVSAGHSGAAMAAALLRLGRLPGIDRPAIGAVLPTMIPGKPVIILDVGANVDCRPKFLEQFAFLGTMYSQYVLGIAEPKVGLLNIGEESSKGNEVALRAHQLLQKNAQIPFIGNAEGRDVLSGKFDVIVCDGFVGNVLLKFAEAVGEVALQILREELPQGVHGKLGVSILKPNLKRIKQRMDHAEHGGGLLLGVAGVCIISHGSSQAPTIFNAVRLAREAVDNQVLDRIQSKYREGNQHSVVGSHPTDQ; this is encoded by the coding sequence ATGGGATCAATGCGGGCACGGATTGCGATCGATGCGATGGGTGGGGATCATGCCCCTGCTGAAATTGTCGCTGGAGCGCTGAGGGCAAAAGAGGAATTGGGCGTTGATGTGTTGCTGGTGGGTGAACCAGAGCAAATCAAAGCTTCAGTTAAACAACCGGATAGTCTCTCATCCCTGGAAATCGTTCCGGCTGAGGACATCGTTGAAATGGATGAGGAGCCGTTGAGTGCGCTTCGGCGCAAGCCCAAGGCTTCTATCAACGTAGCAATGGAACTGGTTAAAAAGAAACAAGCAGATGCAGTAGTTTCAGCCGGTCATTCTGGAGCGGCAATGGCTGCGGCTTTACTGCGATTGGGTCGGTTGCCCGGAATCGATCGCCCTGCCATTGGTGCGGTGTTACCCACCATGATTCCAGGGAAACCCGTGATCATTCTGGACGTGGGCGCAAATGTGGATTGTCGTCCTAAGTTTTTGGAACAATTTGCCTTTCTGGGGACGATGTATTCCCAATATGTGCTCGGCATTGCAGAGCCAAAGGTAGGGCTGTTAAATATTGGCGAAGAATCCAGTAAAGGGAATGAAGTGGCGTTGCGGGCGCATCAACTTTTGCAAAAGAATGCTCAAATCCCCTTCATTGGAAATGCGGAAGGGCGTGATGTGCTCTCCGGAAAGTTTGATGTCATTGTTTGCGATGGCTTTGTAGGAAATGTGTTGCTGAAATTTGCTGAGGCAGTGGGCGAAGTTGCCCTTCAAATTCTGCGAGAGGAATTGCCCCAGGGGGTTCATGGCAAGCTTGGCGTATCCATTCTTAAACCCAACCTGAAACGAATTAAGCAACGAATGGATCATGCTGAACACGGGGGAGGCTTGTTGCTGGGGGTTGCTGGGGTCTGCATTATTAGCCACGGCAGTTCCCAGGCTCCAACCATATTTAACGCGGTTCGCCTTGCCAGAGAAGCCGTAGACAACCAGGTGCTTGATCGCATTCAGTCTAAGTATCGGGAAGGCAATCAGCATTCGGTGGTGGGCAGTCACCCAACCGATCAGTAA
- a CDS encoding phospholipase D-like domain-containing protein, whose protein sequence is MHLSYSRFFRTISLLFVLGLPACQRGETQAVGPTPLPQDKLIQVYMNQNPASSYTEPYRNQTRSGDNLEQKIIETIATAQSSIDVAVQELRLPKLVEALVERQRAGVKVRVILENTYSRPFSEFTSEEVAKLPERERGRFNEFRQLVDRDGDGQLSQAEINQADALVMLDRARIPRIDDTADGSAGSNLMHHKFVVVDGRSVIVTSANFTTSDVHGDFKSPHSRGNANNLLKIDSPELATMFIQEFNLMWGDGPGGKPDSKFGTKKPFRAARSVMVGSTAVEVQFSPTKPSVSWSRSTNGLIGKTLTTATRSIEMALFVFSDQQLVNLLEPVHDKGVEIRTLIEPGFAYRSYSEGLDMMGITLTEDCKGEAGNRPWQNPIATVGVPRLPPGDLLHNKFGIVDQQTVVTGSHNWTDAANTGNDETLLVVHNPVVAAHYLREFDRLYANAVLGIPPAIRKKATAQTKQCPPPTQMGQTTLPANLPNPSSPAIHQVRVASKPLRQTASAPSLKLASRRNQSPDPQSFNQRVNLNTATQAELDALPGVGPGLAKRIIAARQQHPFRSLQDLDQVSGVGPKLLKKLEAQVTW, encoded by the coding sequence GTGCATCTATCTTACAGCCGATTTTTCCGCACAATTTCTCTGCTGTTCGTTCTCGGTTTGCCTGCTTGTCAACGTGGAGAAACCCAGGCAGTGGGTCCGACCCCGTTGCCTCAGGATAAACTGATTCAGGTTTATATGAATCAAAATCCTGCTTCCAGCTATACGGAGCCTTACCGAAACCAGACCCGATCGGGGGACAATCTGGAACAGAAGATAATCGAAACCATTGCCACAGCTCAATCTAGCATTGATGTGGCAGTGCAGGAGTTACGATTGCCCAAACTGGTGGAAGCCCTTGTAGAAAGGCAGCGGGCAGGTGTGAAGGTGCGGGTAATTTTAGAAAACACCTATTCGCGCCCCTTCAGTGAATTTACTTCAGAAGAAGTGGCAAAGTTGCCAGAGCGAGAGCGGGGGCGATTCAACGAATTTCGCCAATTGGTCGATCGCGATGGCGATGGTCAGTTGAGTCAGGCAGAAATCAATCAGGCAGATGCCCTGGTGATGCTCGATCGCGCCCGTATTCCCCGAATTGATGATACGGCTGATGGCTCGGCGGGCAGCAATTTAATGCACCACAAATTTGTGGTCGTCGATGGTCGAAGTGTGATTGTCACTTCAGCAAACTTTACAACAAGCGATGTTCATGGTGATTTTAAGTCGCCCCACAGTCGGGGAAACGCCAACAATTTGCTGAAAATTGACAGCCCCGAACTGGCGACGATGTTTATCCAGGAATTTAACCTGATGTGGGGAGATGGTCCGGGGGGAAAGCCGGACAGCAAGTTTGGCACAAAGAAACCGTTCCGTGCTGCCCGCTCAGTTATGGTTGGTTCTACCGCTGTGGAAGTGCAGTTTTCTCCCACAAAACCTTCAGTTTCCTGGAGTCGCAGCACCAATGGTTTGATTGGCAAAACGCTGACAACGGCAACGCGATCGATTGAAATGGCATTGTTCGTTTTCTCTGACCAGCAGTTGGTTAATTTGCTTGAACCTGTGCATGATAAAGGCGTTGAAATTCGCACGCTGATTGAACCAGGGTTTGCCTATCGCTCTTATAGCGAGGGTTTGGATATGATGGGGATAACGTTGACAGAAGACTGTAAAGGTGAGGCGGGAAATCGTCCCTGGCAGAACCCAATTGCTACGGTTGGCGTTCCGCGCTTGCCCCCTGGTGATTTGCTGCACAACAAGTTTGGCATTGTGGATCAGCAGACCGTCGTTACTGGCTCCCACAACTGGACGGATGCCGCCAACACGGGAAATGATGAAACCTTGCTGGTCGTCCATAATCCTGTGGTTGCAGCCCATTATCTGCGAGAGTTCGATCGCCTCTATGCCAACGCCGTTTTAGGAATTCCCCCTGCCATTCGTAAGAAAGCTACGGCTCAAACTAAGCAGTGCCCACCTCCAACCCAGATGGGGCAAACGACCCTTCCTGCAAATCTGCCTAATCCGTCTTCTCCTGCCATCCATCAGGTCAGGGTTGCATCTAAGCCTTTGAGGCAGACAGCTTCAGCCCCCTCACTCAAGCTTGCGTCCAGGCGCAATCAATCGCCAGATCCACAATCATTCAATCAACGGGTAAATTTGAACACAGCGACCCAGGCAGAACTGGATGCGTTACCCGGTGTGGGGCCGGGACTGGCAAAACGGATTATTGCAGCCCGCCAACAGCACCCCTTTCGATCGCTCCAGGATCTCGACCAGGTGTCTGGTGTGGGTCCAAAATTATTGAAGAAGCTCGAAGCTCAGGTCACCTGGTAG
- a CDS encoding protein kinase domain-containing protein → MGLEHLLQKLSPNRPLGGRYKIISRLGVGGFGQTFLAEDLHLPGQPQCVVKQFKPQTTDVESLKTARRLFDTEANVLYQLGNHDQIPRLLAHFEDNQEFYLVQELIEGKLLNQEIEAGKPWAEAQVIDLLKEILSVLTFVHQQNVIHRDIKPSNLMRRDRDSRIVLIDFGAVKQASTPFANSTANPTMTISIGTQGYMPKEQLGGSPRFSSDIYAVGMIGIQVLTGLRPQRLDEDPVTSEITWHDLAPTVSPELAAILDQMVRYDFRARYATAAAALEALQTLPVTPEASSLPLATAEIPVEAIAQPPNLKAQSSASSAKSTSESQIPAQQTLQLPGQPQQPETGTGATLPLRRSPSQKSSNSLSSSVSAIAVSVLMRIQALKPIPVLAIILAVGTTFFVAKAFSPSQMSDRPVANGEAVQSNSPNQPERADVRPPTQTSNPKAQTDRQKNPEKNLSKNSPADAQPPGNSPGSTAKPIATPAPDTEAQATELLHQADQLRQAKRYQKAVVAYDQAIASQSNDASAYWGRCYSLNALKQPDAALAACDKAISLQPNYPEALWSKGFALDQQKRHQEALALYDKAIALKPDFAEAWSNRGTSLLLLDRPSEAVVAFDKAIALKSNFAEAWNNRAAALWKLQRFEEAITSVEKALQIQPDYNHALSLRQQMRQRLGR, encoded by the coding sequence ATGGGACTGGAACATCTGCTCCAAAAGTTAAGCCCAAATCGACCTTTAGGAGGTCGCTACAAAATCATCAGCCGCCTGGGGGTTGGTGGGTTTGGGCAGACTTTCTTAGCGGAAGACCTGCATTTACCAGGGCAACCCCAGTGTGTTGTGAAACAGTTTAAGCCCCAAACAACAGATGTCGAAAGTTTAAAGACCGCAAGACGGTTATTTGATACAGAAGCCAACGTTCTCTATCAATTGGGTAATCACGATCAAATCCCCCGTCTGCTGGCACATTTTGAGGATAATCAAGAGTTTTATCTGGTTCAGGAACTGATTGAAGGAAAGTTGCTGAATCAGGAAATTGAAGCAGGAAAACCTTGGGCTGAGGCGCAGGTTATTGACCTTTTGAAAGAGATTCTATCTGTGCTGACATTTGTCCATCAGCAAAACGTGATTCATCGAGACATTAAACCGTCTAATCTGATGCGTCGCGATCGAGATAGCAGAATTGTCTTGATTGATTTTGGAGCAGTCAAGCAAGCCAGTACTCCGTTTGCCAATTCCACTGCTAACCCGACGATGACCATTTCCATTGGAACTCAGGGTTACATGCCGAAGGAACAGTTGGGGGGCAGTCCCCGGTTTAGCAGTGATATTTATGCAGTTGGCATGATTGGAATTCAGGTACTTACAGGGCTACGCCCTCAACGTTTGGATGAAGATCCGGTTACGAGTGAAATTACCTGGCATGACCTGGCTCCAACGGTTAGCCCCGAACTGGCAGCAATCCTTGATCAGATGGTGCGCTATGACTTTCGTGCCCGTTACGCTACAGCAGCAGCAGCATTGGAAGCATTGCAAACTCTGCCAGTAACCCCTGAAGCATCTTCGCTACCGCTGGCTACTGCTGAAATCCCGGTGGAGGCGATTGCTCAACCGCCTAACTTAAAGGCTCAGTCCTCAGCCAGCAGTGCAAAATCGACTTCTGAAAGTCAGATCCCAGCACAGCAAACTTTACAACTCCCTGGTCAGCCCCAGCAACCGGAGACTGGTACGGGAGCCACGCTTCCCCTACGGCGGTCGCCATCCCAAAAATCGTCAAACTCCTTGAGTTCCTCTGTCTCAGCCATCGCAGTCTCCGTTTTGATGCGAATTCAGGCACTCAAACCGATCCCCGTCCTGGCTATAATCCTTGCTGTCGGAACAACTTTTTTTGTAGCCAAAGCGTTCTCACCGTCTCAGATGAGCGATCGCCCCGTTGCCAACGGTGAAGCTGTTCAAAGCAACAGTCCTAACCAGCCAGAGCGAGCGGATGTCCGCCCTCCAACTCAAACCTCGAATCCAAAAGCTCAAACAGACCGTCAAAAAAATCCTGAAAAAAATCTTTCAAAGAATTCTCCAGCGGATGCTCAACCACCCGGCAATTCTCCCGGAAGTACTGCCAAGCCAATCGCCACACCCGCTCCAGATACAGAGGCTCAGGCTACAGAACTGTTGCATCAGGCCGATCAACTACGACAAGCAAAGCGTTATCAGAAAGCAGTGGTTGCCTATGATCAGGCGATCGCGAGTCAATCAAATGATGCTTCAGCCTATTGGGGTCGCTGCTACAGCCTTAATGCTTTGAAACAGCCCGATGCTGCGCTTGCTGCCTGCGACAAAGCTATTTCCCTGCAACCCAACTATCCGGAAGCTCTATGGAGTAAGGGATTTGCCCTGGATCAACAAAAGCGCCACCAGGAAGCTTTAGCTTTATATGACAAAGCGATCGCCCTCAAGCCAGACTTTGCCGAAGCCTGGAGTAATCGAGGAACCTCGCTGTTACTATTAGACCGCCCCAGCGAGGCAGTGGTTGCTTTTGACAAGGCGATCGCGCTCAAATCAAATTTTGCCGAAGCCTGGAATAACCGAGCAGCCGCACTCTGGAAGTTGCAGCGATTTGAGGAAGCAATCACCTCTGTAGAAAAGGCACTCCAGATTCAACCGGATTACAACCACGCCCTCAGTTTACGTCAGCAGATGCGGCAGAGATTGGGACGCTAA
- a CDS encoding quinone oxidoreductase family protein, which translates to MRLNSMKAIVLEKTGGLDVLAVTQVPTPQPGANEVLIRIHCVGVNYADILSRQGLYNWANKIPYILGLESSGTVAAIGSNVRKFEVGDRVVVGSKNGNYAEFIVQPEDGVLPAPETLDFPELACLCGNWMTAWIALFELARMRSGEIALIQSGAGGVGTAAIQLAVSLGMRVYATSSTPGKMEYIRSLGATPLSYEEFDGVLATHPPDFILESVGGEVHRRSLNLLAPLGRLVTIGASSIRVNQLNPFSWYNAWRNLPKVSSKDLNSQAYMTLHVGFLLEDHRERIVPIWTRMVEYMTEHGLKPIVQPAFIYPMSEVRTAHQVIETRKNIGKVILDPSR; encoded by the coding sequence ATGCGATTGAATAGCATGAAAGCGATCGTTCTAGAAAAGACTGGTGGCTTGGATGTGCTGGCGGTAACCCAGGTGCCAACGCCGCAACCAGGGGCGAATGAGGTGTTGATCCGGATTCACTGTGTGGGTGTGAATTACGCGGATATCCTGTCGCGTCAGGGGCTTTACAATTGGGCGAACAAAATACCCTATATTCTGGGGCTGGAAAGTAGTGGTACGGTAGCCGCGATCGGTTCCAATGTGCGCAAGTTTGAGGTGGGCGATCGGGTGGTTGTGGGATCTAAAAATGGCAACTATGCCGAGTTTATTGTTCAACCAGAGGATGGAGTTTTACCTGCCCCAGAAACCCTGGATTTTCCCGAACTTGCCTGTCTTTGTGGTAACTGGATGACTGCCTGGATCGCCTTGTTTGAACTGGCACGGATGCGCTCCGGAGAAATTGCCCTGATCCAATCGGGGGCAGGGGGTGTGGGAACGGCAGCAATCCAACTTGCAGTATCTTTGGGAATGCGGGTCTATGCCACCAGCAGCACACCCGGCAAAATGGAATACATTCGATCGCTCGGTGCCACACCGCTCAGTTACGAAGAGTTTGATGGCGTTCTGGCAACCCACCCACCCGATTTCATCCTCGAAAGTGTTGGGGGTGAGGTGCATCGTAGAAGTTTAAACCTGTTAGCCCCTTTGGGCAGACTGGTGACGATCGGAGCCTCCAGCATCCGTGTCAATCAACTCAATCCCTTCTCCTGGTACAACGCCTGGAGAAACCTTCCTAAAGTTTCCTCAAAAGATCTAAATTCGCAGGCTTATATGACGCTCCACGTTGGCTTTCTGCTGGAAGACCACCGGGAAAGAATCGTTCCCATCTGGACCCGCATGGTTGAATATATGACGGAACACGGATTAAAGCCGATCGTCCAACCCGCATTCATCTATCCCATGTCGGAAGTCAGAACCGCCCATCAAGTGATTGAAACCCGCAAAAATATCGGCAAAGTCATTCTTGATCCTTCCCGTTAA
- a CDS encoding DNA double-strand break repair nuclease NurA: MPLKPSQILTLLNKKRADFETFDKAALQALERYRTALQQASQESTDDLMERLNLFVANDRGAEPLEICEHCPNWVIPSGLVWQSREQSHQWVRDRLTGVATFAVDGSQIYPGKDLSIPVALVQIGWFENFHTSDGQYEKDIEVDVMTPNDLKVSSSGEPVDRAVNMRRFQMETQRLVRYMHDRANRPNCLAFLDGSLIVTFAEAFDEETRQLYTNCVVQLLQASEKYRVPLVSYIDTSYARDLTLMLQRLYRLPEVDSIHDAPLLWKLMQWGDRTPLFRCRRPGILTHYPAGISNHIAFTYLKTHDGPPVRLEIPTWIYDANLHEKIIDWVRCEVIIGGGYPYVIETADQTAVLKTDDRQMFYRLLQEWAEEQNLNLRLSRKMVSKVRPTVKEVLSFEF; this comes from the coding sequence ATGCCCCTCAAGCCATCCCAGATTCTGACCCTGCTGAATAAAAAACGGGCTGATTTTGAAACGTTCGATAAGGCAGCACTGCAAGCATTGGAAAGATATCGAACAGCATTACAACAGGCATCGCAGGAATCTACCGATGATTTGATGGAGCGGCTGAATCTTTTTGTTGCCAACGATCGCGGTGCCGAACCCTTAGAAATCTGTGAGCATTGTCCCAACTGGGTAATTCCCTCAGGGCTGGTTTGGCAGAGCCGAGAGCAAAGCCACCAGTGGGTGCGCGATCGCTTGACTGGGGTGGCAACCTTTGCCGTAGATGGTTCCCAAATTTATCCCGGTAAGGATCTGTCGATTCCCGTCGCACTGGTTCAAATTGGCTGGTTTGAAAATTTTCACACATCTGACGGGCAGTACGAAAAAGACATTGAAGTGGATGTGATGACTCCTAACGATCTTAAAGTCAGCAGCAGCGGGGAACCGGTCGATCGAGCTGTGAATATGCGTCGCTTTCAGATGGAAACCCAGCGGTTAGTTCGCTACATGCACGATCGCGCAAACCGGCCCAATTGTCTGGCATTCCTTGATGGTTCTTTGATTGTGACCTTTGCCGAAGCATTTGATGAAGAAACCCGCCAACTCTATACCAACTGCGTGGTTCAATTGCTGCAAGCGAGTGAAAAATATCGGGTGCCGTTGGTTAGTTACATCGATACCTCCTATGCCCGCGATTTAACCTTGATGCTGCAACGGCTGTATCGCCTGCCAGAAGTGGATTCAATTCATGATGCCCCCTTGCTCTGGAAGTTGATGCAGTGGGGCGATCGTACTCCCCTGTTTCGATGTAGACGACCCGGAATTCTCACACACTATCCCGCAGGCATCTCCAACCACATTGCTTTCACCTACCTGAAAACCCACGACGGTCCGCCCGTCCGCCTGGAAATTCCCACCTGGATTTATGATGCAAATCTGCATGAAAAGATTATCGACTGGGTTCGCTGTGAGGTCATTATTGGGGGAGGCTACCCCTACGTCATTGAAACCGCCGATCAAACGGCTGTTCTGAAGACAGACGATCGGCAAATGTTTTATCGTCTGTTGCAAGAATGGGCAGAGGAACAAAATTTGAACCTACGCCTCTCGCGGAAAATGGTCAGCAAAGTCAGACCGACGGTAAAAGAAGTTTTAAGTTTTGAGTTTTAA
- a CDS encoding HAD-IA family hydrolase: MSNFDSRLYSVLQSLELANFFSSVTISSEAGAAKPDPQIFAIALQKHQCPPELAWHIGDSYEEDYQAARAAGLRGVWVKRTDKE; encoded by the coding sequence TTGTCTAACTTTGACTCTCGCCTTTACTCGGTGTTGCAGTCCCTCGAACTTGCCAACTTTTTTTCCTCAGTTACCATTTCCTCAGAAGCAGGAGCCGCCAAACCTGACCCCCAAATCTTCGCGATCGCCCTGCAAAAACACCAGTGCCCCCCCGAACTGGCATGGCACATCGGCGATAGCTACGAAGAAGACTACCAGGCAGCACGGGCAGCAGGACTGCGGGGAGTCTGGGTCAAAAGAACAGATAAGGAATAG
- a CDS encoding HAD family hydrolase, translating into MTQLKIQNSKPKTQNSPPQVIFLDAVGTLFGVKGSVGEVYRDIARRFGVEVRATTLNQAFFQSFRAAGTPAFPGINDVAEIQAKELAWWLAITTQTFKQAGALHQFSNFGEFFTELYSHFATAEPWIIYPDVLPALDKLAEIGHSTGNFV; encoded by the coding sequence ATGACCCAACTCAAAATTCAAAACTCAAAACCTAAAACTCAAAACTCTCCGCCTCAGGTCATTTTTTTAGACGCTGTAGGAACTTTATTTGGCGTCAAAGGAAGTGTCGGCGAAGTGTATCGGGATATTGCCCGACGATTTGGCGTTGAAGTTCGGGCTACCACCTTGAATCAGGCTTTTTTTCAGAGTTTTCGAGCCGCAGGAACTCCCGCTTTTCCAGGTATCAACGATGTGGCAGAAATTCAAGCAAAAGAGTTGGCATGGTGGTTAGCAATTACGACCCAGACCTTTAAACAAGCAGGGGCACTCCACCAATTCTCGAATTTTGGAGAATTTTTCACCGAGCTGTATTCCCACTTTGCCACTGCTGAACCCTGGATTATTTACCCAGATGTACTGCCTGCCCTGGACAAACTGGCAGAAATCGGGCATTCAACTGGGAATTTTGTCTAA
- a CDS encoding NAD(P)/FAD-dependent oxidoreductase, whose translation MTQQPVRICILGGGFGGLYTALRLSQLPWAKQEQPEIILVDRCDRFLFSPLLYELMTGELQSWEIAPPFSELLAGTGVRFYQSMVSGIDLEAKEVHLQNGPDLPYDRLVLALGGDTPLDQVPGAAEHAFLFRTINDAYRLEERLRILEESEAEKIRIAIVGAGYSGVELGCKLADRLQERGRIRLIEQADQILRTSTEFNRETASKALEARGIWLDLETGVETIAADNLSLSYKGKVDTIPVDIVLWTVGTRIAEIIETLPLKKNGRGQVTVTPTLQAIDQPEIFALGDLADCKDADGQQVPGTAQVALQQAEYAGWNLWASLTDRPLLPFRYQNLGEMMTLGVDNATLTALGLKLDGPFAYVARRLAYLYRMPTLDHQVRVGVNWITQPILEALSIFDRK comes from the coding sequence ATGACTCAACAACCTGTTCGTATCTGCATTTTGGGTGGGGGCTTTGGTGGTCTCTACACAGCCCTGCGTCTGAGCCAGCTACCGTGGGCTAAACAGGAACAGCCAGAAATTATCCTGGTCGATCGCTGCGATCGCTTTCTTTTCTCGCCGCTACTGTATGAGTTGATGACGGGAGAATTGCAATCCTGGGAAATTGCCCCCCCCTTTTCGGAGCTGCTAGCGGGAACAGGAGTTCGGTTTTATCAGAGCATGGTGAGCGGAATTGACCTGGAAGCGAAAGAAGTTCATTTGCAGAACGGACCTGACCTCCCCTACGATCGACTGGTGCTGGCATTGGGTGGAGACACGCCGCTTGATCAGGTGCCCGGTGCAGCAGAACATGCCTTCCTATTTCGAACCATTAACGATGCCTATCGCCTGGAGGAACGCCTGCGAATTCTAGAAGAGTCGGAAGCAGAAAAGATTCGGATTGCGATCGTGGGAGCGGGTTACTCCGGCGTTGAGTTGGGGTGCAAACTGGCGGATCGACTTCAGGAGCGGGGCAGAATTCGCCTGATTGAGCAGGCAGACCAGATTTTGCGAACTTCTACAGAATTCAATCGCGAAACGGCATCGAAGGCATTGGAAGCACGGGGTATCTGGCTTGATTTGGAAACAGGTGTAGAAACGATCGCAGCAGACAACCTCTCCCTTAGCTACAAAGGCAAAGTAGACACGATTCCCGTAGATATTGTGCTTTGGACGGTAGGAACCCGGATTGCGGAAATCATTGAGACACTCCCTCTAAAGAAAAACGGCCGCGGGCAGGTTACCGTCACCCCAACCCTGCAAGCCATTGACCAGCCAGAGATCTTTGCCCTGGGTGACCTGGCGGACTGCAAGGATGCCGATGGGCAACAGGTTCCTGGCACTGCTCAGGTTGCCCTTCAACAGGCAGAATATGCAGGCTGGAATTTGTGGGCATCTCTCACCGATCGTCCCCTCCTGCCATTCCGTTACCAAAACCTGGGAGAAATGATGACCCTGGGCGTAGACAACGCCACCTTAACCGCCCTGGGATTGAAACTGGATGGTCCCTTTGCCTACGTTGCCCGGCGGCTGGCGTATTTGTACCGCATGCCAACGCTGGATCACCAGGTGCGCGTGGGTGTCAATTGGATTACCCAACCGATTCTTGAAGCACTTTCAATCTTTGACAGGAAGTAG